In the genome of Pongo pygmaeus isolate AG05252 chromosome 9, NHGRI_mPonPyg2-v2.0_pri, whole genome shotgun sequence, one region contains:
- the LOC129007608 gene encoding LOW QUALITY PROTEIN: arginine/serine-rich protein PNISR-like (The sequence of the model RefSeq protein was modified relative to this genomic sequence to represent the inferred CDS: substituted 2 bases at 2 genomic stop codons) translates to MASLFPCPAPQSLRSYTGSTRGHSSXTGSSRAXSNWTGSRRAYSSWTGSSRACSSWTGSRMIHSLKSSSRAYSSCTGSSHQSHSPLWRPHRSHSPPWSLHRTHSPPWSPHRSHSWCRNRLAHSSTRVCSSRRAHSSWSHSPHSQSHSPQSWSRRLQSSHSRAWFWWIEGGAGRGAGEREVQVWSHLSLDPVISLATSSLELDLVLN, encoded by the exons AGCCTCAGATCTTACACTGGCAGCACACGGGGACACAGCAGCTAGACTGGGAGCAGCAGGGCTTGAAGCAACTGGACTGGCAGCAGG AGGGCTTACAGCAGCTGGACTGGCAGCAGTAGGGCTTGCAGCAGCTGGACTGGGAGCAGGATGATCCACAGCCTGAAGAGCAGCAGCAGGGCTTATAGCAGCTGCACTGGGAGCAGCCACCAGAGCCACAGCCCCCTTTGGAGACCCCACAGGAGCCACAGCCCCCCTTGGAGCCTCCACAGGACCCACAGCCCCCCTTGGAGCCCCCACAGGAGCCACAGCTGGTGCAGGAACAGGCTGGCACACAGCAGCACACGGGTTTGCAGCAGCAGACGGGCACACAGCAGCTGGAGCCACAGCCCCCACAGCCAGAGCCACAGCCCCCAGAGCTGGAGCCGCAGACTCCAGAGCAGCCACAGCAGAGCATGGTTCTGGTGGATTGAGGGTGGAGCAGGTAGAGGAGCAGGTGAGAGGGAGGTGCAGGTGTGGAGCCACCTGAGCCTGGACCCCGTTATATCCCTGG CCACTTCCTCCTTGGAACTGGACCTTGTACTGAACTGA